In the genome of Drosophila yakuba strain Tai18E2 chromosome 3R, Prin_Dyak_Tai18E2_2.1, whole genome shotgun sequence, one region contains:
- the LOC6537090 gene encoding unconventional myosin-XVIIIa isoform X2, with amino-acid sequence MFNFMKKSAGDEDKERRKREKKLRKEAKGTSGGPGMGGVTGVTGSMSTDELLRLDEVRRSLKIRGRRKEKEKLPSGITADYSADFFAALNADANGGSNGGAVGAADPEQDRGNEEIVASVMTHIESRASNGAGVSVNYSEVTHSLLSGGLKNRFLPPIPPKPPKRGILKGSRSNMTNVHEEISFAGSAGGAGGTPEMLLRNTFQNESLYEGAARGAGSIGSNSSQHGTSFTSVESLRSDGEQTGGQQRAMTLPANARYGVLPQGNSQGSHLHVLTSPSPSADSLTDTTNSSFATPPFSLSPVGESQGIDRWARVHAFEDVELPLPPVQLVKLPPPRQLVIRRQKSPRQDFGFSLRKAICLDRTESLTSPIFRPVIFAEPGAGGGATGLLPGDRLIKVNGTPVGELSREIIIEMIRNSGEAVTVEVQPVAELVELSKRCMAPSTATVEEIDHSITNGNCNTLRRSASKRFKRQSRHENGNGGGEEEGAQGVVHDLEADVADASQPERVWLVHRGGFTSAIRLPTASSGRDEEHKLSLRLLHNGEQLTVDEDDVEKQNSPALDLVEDICELKYLNEASVLHCLRQRYASNLIHTKAGPTLLVVNPMAPLSLYSEKVVSMFRGCKTEDMPPHVYSLAQTAYRSLVETRRDQSLIFMGRSGSGKSTSFKHALNYLALAAGAYNNFINAEKVNALCTILEAFGNTKTCLNSNATRMTQLLSLDFDQTGQIASASLQVLLPERQRAGRRLSHEHSFHIMTRLLAGAAGLLQKELHLENITSEDSHPFISLSQKLEDRHRAANDFMRTVQAFETLNIDAKAVRGIWSILAAIYHLGIAGVTKVGTGSTARTQFANPTAARKASGLLGVNLEDLSSAAFGLTQPNAPNGGLSPSKSPTSDTGHEWAWECLEALVIGLYSEALAAVVALINRQICTSAHTIASIMLIDTPGFQNPASCGQQVGATLADLRHNYLQERLQMLFHHTTLVAPRDRYAQELVEIEMDQASECHPGPLISLIDKAPQNHVVRSSQRDLRDHDRRGLLWLLDEEAIYPNFNDDTFLERLFSHYGDREHHNLLRKCSGPRQFVLHHLQGTNPVLYAVDGWVRHSREHPGIRNAVSLLQDSSREEINRLYIGSLTRGSGAMVFCGSFAGLEGTQSLRRVSSIRRSFTTAGVKRNSIMLQVKFTVDGIIDTLRRTGTHFVHCYLLQHNAGKHTKYTANGSPSSAAGQASSEEEMVNVPLLRSQLRGSQVLEAARLHRLGFPESVPLLEFIRRFGLLAGDLGSNKDVSVEQILAVNELDVASYRIGPSQILFRSGVLSDLEAKRDVLLSDRIIQLQAFCRGYLARKKMSQRRVQELAVRCIQRNVKAFLAVRDWPWWRLLVRVTPLLNVHRTEEQLKTANEELLMLRAKLEKIECDRSEVKAENQKLEAKLSELTVDLAEERSTAHIATERLEAETAERLKLEKELGDQANKVKNLQETTEKLEMELICAKSDLNGISEDEDAENEDGVGGGVYKLKYERVARELEFTKRRLHTQHEHDLEQLVGLKKQLEKKLSDAYEEVEEQRQVVGQWKRKAQKMTNEMNDLRMLLEEQNARNNLLEKKQRKFDAECQSLQDASRQDRQAKERYGREKDVLQAEKFTLEQTLADTRLDLDLKEEKLASLQRELEEMTFGGGTEEEFAQLRRSKNETERRAKEQEEELDEMAGQIQLLEQAKLRLEMTLETMRKEARRESQQRDEELEEVRGNGYKKIKALECQLETEHEERTLLLREKHELERRLSSMEDRDRVDRDADEALNQKLRRDLRKYKALLKDAQTQLERLKADTPGKTLIRQLRNQLEDAESARSLAMKARQTAEAELTEVQAMFEESHRARNDAEERANAAHRDRAELQAQIEENEEELGELMKKYSATVKQLNTEQINVSEAEFKLNEMEAERNNLKEQVAELQHRLDNVENLGDPSMAMMSKRLELRTKELESRLELEQATRARLEVQVNRHKEALEKLQNEVTQSKMREMQAQDVIKKSQKSLRDMREEFHAVSSREQESLTRRKDLEKKMEQMESEGAALKNDLRLALQRIADLQQAMEEEGEEELSESDESLSSVGSISDLEDRLRPVNVKRRSQQSLNGSIGGGGGSVVSSTRTVVFEKDDNSPRYADNEVNSNSRKQHKH; translated from the exons ATGTTCAACTTTATGAAGAAGAGCGCCGGGGATGAGGACAAGGAGCGTCGCAAGCGCGAAAAGAAGCTGCGCAAAGAGGCTAAGGGCACCTCTGGTGGCCCGGGAATGGGAGGCGTGACAGGCGTCACCGGCAGCATGAGCACCGACGAGCTACTCCGCCTGGATGAGGTGCGGCGATCACTTAAAATCCGCGGGCGACgcaaggaaaaggaaaagctgCCCAGCGGAATTACGGCGGACTATAGCGCAGACTTCTTTGCCGCCCTCAATGCAGACGCAAACGGTGGAAGCAACGGGGGAGCAGTGGGAGCTGCAGATCCCGAACAGGATCGTGGCAATGAGGAGATTGTAGCATCTGTGATGACGCACATCGAGAGCCGAGCGTCCAACGGCGCCGGCGTGAGTGTCAACTACAGCGAGGTCACACATTCTCTTCTCTCAGGAGGGCTAAAG AATCGCTTTCTTCCACCTATACCCCCAAAACCTCCCAAACGTGGCATTCTGAAAGGCTCCCGCAGCAATATGACCAATGTGCATGAGGAGATCAGCTTTGCGGGCAGCgccggaggagcaggtggCACGCCAGAGATGCTATTGCGCAACACCTTCCAGAATGAATCACTTTACGAGGGCGCTGCCAGGGGAGCGGGTTCGATAGGCTCAAACTCCAGTCAGCATGGAACCTCGTTTACTTCCGTGGAGAGCCTGCGCAGCGATGGTGAACAGACGGGAGGTCAGCAACGGGCCATGACCCTGCCGGCCAACGCCCGCTATGGAGTTTTACCCCAGGGCAACAGTCAAGGATCGCACCTCCATGTGCTCACCTCGCCGTCGCCCAGCGCCGACAGTCTCACAGATACCACAAACTCCTCTTTCGCCACACCCCCATTTTCGCTGAGTCCCGTAGGCGAGTCCCAGGGCATCGACCGTTGGGCCCGCGTTCATGCCTTCGAAGATGTGGAGCTGCCGCTTCCGCCGGTGCAGCTGGTAAAACTTCCGCCACCAAGGCAGCTGGTGATCAGGCGACAAAAGTCGCCGCGCCAGGACTTCGGCTTTAGCCTGCGCAAGGCCATCTGCTTGGACAGAACAGAATCCCTGACTTCGCCCATTTTCAGGCCGGTTATATTCGCCGAGCCAGGTGCTGGGGGCGGAGCAACGGGTCTGCTGCCCGGCGATCGCCTAATCAAGGTCAACGGCACGCCGGTCGGCGAATTGTCGCGCGAGATCATCATTGAGATGATACGGAACAGCGGCGAGGCTGTCACCGTGGAG GTCCAACCAGTCGCTGAGTTGGTGGAGCTGAGCAAGCGATGCATGGCACCCAGCACAGCCACCGTGGAGGAGATCGATCATTCCATTACCAACGGCAACTGCAACACCCTGCGACGCAGTGCCAGCAAGCGCTTCAAGCGTCAG AGCCGCCATGAGAATGGCAATGGCGGAGGAGAAGAGGAAGGAGCCCAAGGAGTGGTCCACGATCTGGAGGCGGATGTTGCGGATGCCAGTCAGCCGGAGCGCGTTTGGCTGGTGCACCGCGGTGGCTTCACTTCTGCCATCCGTCTGCCGACTGCGTCTTCTGGCCGGGATGAGGAGCACAAGCTTAGCCTGCGTCTTCTGCATAATGGGGAGCAGTTGACCGTCGACGAGGACGATGTGGAGAAGCAGAACAGCCCTGCCCTGGATCTTGTCGAGGACATCTGTGAGCTGAAGTATCTGAACGAGGCGTCTGTGCTCCACTGCCTCCGTCAGCGATACGCCAGCAATCTCATCCACACCAAGGCGGGGCCCACGCTGCTCGTGGTCAATCCCATGGCACCGCTGTCCCTGTACTCCGAGAAG GTTGTCTCCATGTTCCGCGGCTGCAAGACGGAGGATATGCCGCCCCACGTCTATTCACTGGCCCAGACCGCCTACAGGAGCCTGGTCGAGACGCGGCGCGACCAGAGCTTGATATTCATGGGCCGATCTGGTTCTGGCAAATCCACTAGCTTCAAGCATGCACTCAACTACCTCGCGTTGGCAGCTG gtGCCtacaataattttataaacGCGGAAAAGGTGAATGCCCTCTGCACCATTCTGGAGGCTTTTGGAAATACGAAAACTTGCCTAAACTCGAATGCCACTCGGATGACGCAGCTGTTAAGCCTGGATTTCGATCAAACCGGCCAGATTGCATCTGCTTCATTGCAA GTTCTCCTCCCAGAGAGACAAAGAGCTGGCCGACGATTGAGCCATGAACATAGTTTCCACATCATGACACGACTCTTGGCTGGCGCCGCTGGTTTGCTACAGAAGGAGCTGCACCTGGAGAACATTACCTCCGAGGACAGTCATCCTTTTATATCGTTATCCCAAAAGCTGGAGGACCGGCATCGAGCTGCCAATGACTTTATGCGCACTGTGCAGGCCTTTGAGACGCTGAACATTGATGCAAAGGCGGTACGGGGGATATGGAGCATTCTGGCGGCCATTTACCATCTTGGCATTGCGGGTGTCACGAAAGTGGGCACTGGATCAACAGCCCGAACTCAGTTTGCCAATCCCACGGCCGCTCGAAAGGCCTCGGGTTTGTTGGGCGTGAATCTAGAGGATCTGTCATCAGCTGCCTTTGGTCTCACCCAACCAAATGCCCCCAACGGTGGTCTGAGTCCCTCGAAATCGCCCACCTCGGACACTGGACACGAATGGGCCTGGGAATGTCTCGAGGCGTTGGTCATTGGTCTATACTCGGAGGCTTTGGCCGCAGTGGTGGCTTTGATCAATCGTCAGATCTGCACATCTGCCCACACCATAGCCTCAATTATGCTAATTGACACGCCCGGCTTCCAAAATCCAGCCAGCTGTGGCCAGCAAGTGGGTGCTACTCTAGCGGATCTGCGTCACAACTATCTGCAGGAGCGTCTGCAGATGCTCTTCCATCACACCACACTAGTGGCTCCCCGCGATCGCTACGCCCAGGAGCTGGTGGAAATCGAGATGGACCAGGCTTCGGAGTGTCATCCGGGACCGCTGATCTCGCTAATCGACAAGGCACCCCAGAACCATGTAGTGCGCTCGTCTCAGCGGGATTTACGAGATCATGATCGTCGAGGCCTGTTGTG GCTACTGGATGAGGAAGCCATCTATCCAAACTTCAACGACGACACATTCCTTGAACGTTTGTTCTCGCACTACGGCGACCGGGAACATCACAACCTGCTGCGGAAATGCTCTGGGCCGCGACAATTTGTACTCCACCATCTGCAAGGCACCAATCCTGTGCTCTATGCTGTTGATGGTTGGGTGCGGCATAGCCGGGAGCACCCGGGTATTCGGAATGCTGTATCCCTGCTACAGGACAGCAGTCGGGAGGAGATCAACCGCCTGTATATCGGCTCACTGACCCGGGGATCGGGAGCGATGGTGTTTTGTGGCTCCTTTGCTGGTCTAGAAGGCACTCAGTCACTTCGTCGCGTGTCCAGTATTCGTCGCTCTTTCACAACGGCCGGAGTGAAGCGCAACTCCATCATGCTGCAGGTAAAGTTTACCGTGGATGGAATTATCGACACGTTGCGCCGCACTGGGACTCACTTTGTGCACTGCTATCTGCTGCAACATAACGCTGGCAAACACACCAAGTACACCGCCAATGGATCGCCCAGCTCAGCTGCCGGTCAGGCCTCCAGTGAGGAGGAAATGGTCAACGTGCCACTGTTAAGGAGTCAG CTACGTGGCTCACAAGTCCTAGAAGCGGCTCGTTTGCATCGCCTTGGTTTTCCCGAATCAGTGCCATTATTGGAGTTTATCAGGCGTTTCGGTCTTTTGGCCGGGGACTTGGGCAGCAATAAGGATGTTAGCGTGGAGCAAATATTAGCTGTTAATGAACTGGATGTAGCCAGCTATCGCATTGGACCTAGTCAG aTCCTCTTCCGCTCAGGAGTCCTTAGTGATCTGGAAGCCAAGCGCGATGTCCTGCTCTCAGATCGCATTATACAGCTGCAAGCTTTCTGCCGCGGCTATTTGGCCCGCAAGAAGATGTCCCAACGACGAGTTCAG GAACTGGCAGTGCGATGCATTCAACGCAATGTGAAGGCATTCCTTGCCGTTCGCGACTGGCCTTGGTGGCGTCTCCTGGTGCGGGTCACTCCCCTGCTCAACGTTCATCGCACcgaggagcagctgaagaCGGCTAACGAGGAGCTGCTAATGCTGCGAGCCAAGCTGGAGAAGATCGAGTGTGATCGCAGCGAGGTCAAGGCGGAAAACCAAAAGCTGGAAGCCAAG CTATCCGAGCTGACGGTGGACCTGGCCGAGGAGCGATCTACGGCTCATATAGCCACCGAGCGGCTGGAGGCGGAAACCGCCGAACGTTtgaagctggagaaggagcTGGGTGATCAAGCCAACAAGGTGAAGAACCTTCAGGAGACGACGGAGAAGCTGGAAATGGAGCTGATATGCGCCAAGTCCGATCTGAATGGCATCTCTGAGGACGAGGATGCAGAGAACGAGGACGGTGTCGGCGGCGGAGTCTACAAGCTGAAGTACGAGCGGGTGGCCAGGGAGCTGGAGTTCACCAAGAGGCGATTGCACACGCAGCATGAGCACGATCTGGAACAGCTGGTCGGGCTTAAGAAGCAATTGGAGAAGAAG CTTTCCGATGCCTACGAAGAAGTTGAGGAGCAACGTCAGGTTGTGGGCCAATGGAAGCGCAAGGCACAGAAGATGACCAACGAGATGAACGATCTGCGCATGCTGCTCGAGGAGCAAAATGCGCGCAACAATTTGCTCGAgaagaagcagcgcaagttcgATGCCGAGTGCCAGTCCCTGCAGGACGCGTCGCGTCAGGACCGGCAGGCCAAGGAGCGCTACGGTCGCGAAAAGGACGTCCTGCAGGCCGAGAAGTTCACTCTGGAGCAAACGCTGGCG GACACCCGTCTGGATCTTGACCTCAAAGAGGAGAAACTTGCATCACTGCAACGCGAGCTGGAGGAGATGACCTTTGGTGGTGGCACCGAAGAGGAGTTCGCCCAACTGCGGCGCTCCAAGAATGAAACAGAGCGTCGCgccaaggagcaggaggaggagctggacgAGATGGCCGGACAGATACAGCTGCTCGAGCAAGCAAAGCTTCGCCTGGAAATGACTCTAGAAACAATGCGCAAGGAAGCGCGCCGTGAGTCGCAGCAGCGCGACGAAGAGCTGGAAGAAGTGCGCGGTAACGGCTACAAGAAGATTAAAGCCCTTGAGTGTCAGCTGGAAACTGAGCACGAGGAGCGTACTCTGCTGCTGCGCGAGAAGCACGAGCTGGAGCGGCGACTCTCCTCCATGGAGGATCGCGATCGTGTTGATCGCGACGCCGATGAAGCGCTCAACCAAAAACTGCGACGGGATCTTCGCAAGTACAAGGCCCTGCTCAAGGACGCCCAGACACAGTTGGAGCGTCTTAAGGCTGACACTCCTGGCAAGACGCTTATAAGACAACTGCGTAACCAACTGGAGGATGCCGAGTCTGCTCGTTCCCTGGCTATGAAAGCGCGACAAACAGCGGAAGCAGAACTTACTGAAGTACAGGCCATGTTCGAGGAGTCGCATCGAGCTAGGAATGACGCGGAAGAGCGAGCCAATGCGGCACACAGAGATCGGGCTGAGCTGCAGGCCCAGATTGAGGAGAACGAAGAGGAGCTGGGCGAGCTGATGAAGAAGTACAGTGCCACAGTAAAGCAACTGAACACAGAGCAGATCAACGTATCCGAGGCTGAGTTTAAACTCAATGAAATGGAGGCAGAGCGCAATAACCTCAAGGAGCAGGTGGCCGAGCTGCAACACCGTCTGGACAACGTTGAGAACTTAGGGGATCCATCTATGGCCATGATGTCTAAGCG ACTGGAGCTGCGCACCAAGGAATTAGAATCCCGGCTGGAATTAGAGCAGGCCACTCGGGCTCGTCTTGAAGTGCAGGTAAACCGTCACAAAGAGGCCCTGGAAAAACTGCAGAACGAGGTGACGCAGTCAAAGATGCGTGAGATGCAGGCCCAGGATGTAATCAAAAAATCGCAAAAGAGTCTGCGCGACATGCGCGAAGAGTTCCACGCCGTCTCCAGTCGCGAGCAGGAGTCGCTCACGCGGCGCAAGGACCTCGAGAAGAAGATGGAGCAAATGGAGTCGGAGGGAGCGGCGCTTAAGAACGATCTGCGACTGGCTTTACAGCGAATAGCTGATTTACAGCAGGCTATGGAGGAAGAGGGCGAGGAGGAGCTCAGCGAGAG TGATGAAAGTCTCAGCTCGGTGGGCTCTATCAGCGATCTGGAGGATCGACTTCGGCCAGTTAATGTGAAACGCAGGTCACAGCAGTCCTTGAACGGCAGCAtcggcggcggaggcggcaGCGTTGTCAGCTCCACCCGCACCGTGGTGTTTGAAAAGGACGACAACAGCCCGAGGTACGCTGATAACGAAGTCAACTCGAACAGCAGAAAGCAGCACAAGCATTAA